Below is a window of Candidatus Binatia bacterium DNA.
TGGACGTCGGCGCCGCTTACGCCGTTACGCAGCTCGTGCGCGAGGCCGCGCGCCGGGGCTACGGCGGCTTGGAGTTCGCCGAAGGGATACCGGGAAGCGTCGGCGGGGCGTTGGTGATGAACGCGGGCGCCTACGGCTCGGAGATGGAAAAGATCGTCGAGCGAGTCGATGGCGTGACACTCAAAGGCGCCGTCGCTTTTCAGCGCGACCAGATGGTCTTCACCTATCGCGATTCTAATCTCCCCGCGGGAACCATTGTGACGGCAGTACGCATGAAGCTCCAAAAGCGAGACGCGGAAGAGGTGAGCACGAAGGTGCGCGAGCTGGTGGGTAAGAGAAAGCAGAGCCAGCCCTCCGGCTATCCCAATTCGGGGTCGATGTTTCGCAATCCGCCGGGGGATTTCGCCGGCCGGCTGATCGAAGCCGCAGGTTTGAAAGGCAAGCGCATCGGCAACGCGGAGATTTCGGCGCGCCACGCCAACTTTATGGTTAATCTGGGCGGCGCGCGCGCCGCGGACGTCAAGAGTCTCATGGACCTGGCGCAATCGGCGGTGAGAGAAAAATTCGGCGTCGAGCTTTCTCCCGAGGTCAAGTTCCTCGGAGAGTGGCCGGTGGAGCGGCGATCGACATGAAATTTTTTTCCTCGCTTCGAGGCAACAAAAAAGCCGAGGCCAAGGGCGGGCGGCTCCGCCTGGCGATCGAGATGGCTCTGGGTCTCATCCTCGCGGCGCCGCTGCTCTACGTGGACTGGCCGCGCGCGATCGAAATCGCGCGCCGGACCGAAGACGCGGTTCTCGACCACGAGCTTTTCTCCGTGCACGAGATCAAGGTGAAAGGCGGAGAAAAAGTGGGCGGCAGCGAGATCGTCGCGATGGCCGGCTTGAGCCAGGGCGTGAGCATCTGGAGAGTCGATCCCGCCGCGATCGAAAAAAAAGTGGCGCGCCACCGATGGGTGGGCCGGGTTCTCGTGCGCCGGGAATTTCCCCGCCGCGTGGTGATCGAGGTCGAAGAGCGTGAGGCCAAGGCGATTGCCGCCCTGGGCAAGCTCTACTACGTCGATCGCGACGGGTACATCTTCAAAGCGGTGGAAGAGGGCGAGCGGACGGACTTTACGCTGCTAACAGGCCTCAAGCAGGAGGATCTCCGCTATCCGACTTCCTTTACTACCCGGCAGAGGATTCAGGAGGCGCTCGGCTTGAACGATCTCATGGCCAAGGACGCCTTCGCGCTTTCTGAAATTCACTTTCTGCCGGGGGAAGGACTGATCGTCTATCCCGTCGGCCGCCGGGTCGCGCTGTCCATGGGGTCGGGAAACTGGGAAGACAAGCTCAAGCGTCTCGCGCGCGTTCTGGAGCTGTGGAAAGGCAACGAAGATCGCCTGGCGATTTTGGATTTGAGCTTTCGCAACCAGGTGATCGCGCGGCTACGGAAAGGATGAAGGATGACCCATTCGATTGCACTCAGGGTCATGGTGAGGAAACTCGAACCATGAGGGATGAAGGATGAAATCAGGAGGAATTGAGCAAAAACGTTATGGGTAAGAGAAACAGCCTTGTCGTCGGCTTAGATATCGGGACTTCTAAAGTGTGCGCGATCGTCGGCGAGATGACGGAGCGCGGCGTCGAGGTGATCGGCGTCGGCTCCCA
It encodes the following:
- the murB gene encoding UDP-N-acetylmuramate dehydrogenase — translated: MKKEEHETELVQKLNLVPGLKVKSNEPLARYTTMKIGGPADYFIDVETSRALIETLRLLDVHKIPFCLLGKGSNVLVSDLGVRGAVLRLGGEFKRVSWREEGERALVDVGAAYAVTQLVREAARRGYGGLEFAEGIPGSVGGALVMNAGAYGSEMEKIVERVDGVTLKGAVAFQRDQMVFTYRDSNLPAGTIVTAVRMKLQKRDAEEVSTKVRELVGKRKQSQPSGYPNSGSMFRNPPGDFAGRLIEAAGLKGKRIGNAEISARHANFMVNLGGARAADVKSLMDLAQSAVREKFGVELSPEVKFLGEWPVERRST
- a CDS encoding FtsQ-type POTRA domain-containing protein; the protein is MKFFSSLRGNKKAEAKGGRLRLAIEMALGLILAAPLLYVDWPRAIEIARRTEDAVLDHELFSVHEIKVKGGEKVGGSEIVAMAGLSQGVSIWRVDPAAIEKKVARHRWVGRVLVRREFPRRVVIEVEEREAKAIAALGKLYYVDRDGYIFKAVEEGERTDFTLLTGLKQEDLRYPTSFTTRQRIQEALGLNDLMAKDAFALSEIHFLPGEGLIVYPVGRRVALSMGSGNWEDKLKRLARVLELWKGNEDRLAILDLSFRNQVIARLRKG